From a single uncultured Methanobrevibacter sp. genomic region:
- a CDS encoding DNA-directed RNA polymerase subunit H, with translation MKIDIQDHKLVPKHEIMTEEEISDEFSDVDYDFKDLPKIKSDDPVVKAIDAKPGNVLRITRESQTAGVFVTYRIVED, from the coding sequence TTGAAAATTGATATTCAAGACCATAAGCTTGTACCAAAGCATGAAATCATGACTGAAGAAGAAATTTCAGATGAATTTAGTGATGTTGATTATGATTTTAAAGATCTTCCTAAAATAAAATCTGATGATCCTGTTGTGAAAGCTATTGATGCTAAACCTGGAAATGTTTTAAGAATTACTAGAGAAAGTCAAACTGCTGGAGTTTTTGTAACTTACAGGATTGTAGAAGATTAA
- a CDS encoding DNA-directed RNA polymerase subunit B'', which yields MTENNWKLVDAFFDKYDLVDHHIKSYNDFVNNRIQNIIDITEPITLDDGKYTLKTGKVRIEKPSNKEADGSRSEIDPTEARLRNLNYSADMYLEMALNEEGEDNELEEVYIGELPVMLKSDICHLNGLSPEELVEKHEDPQDLGGYFIVNGSERAVVTMEEIAPNKIILERLGEPEERHAKAVVTSIKSGFRARITLEYKKPRKNGVFLRISFPYLPGEIPLVILLRALGLSTDEEIITTISDDNNFQMMIADDLQVSDESLKLDQKEMDGMSYDERREYLQLAAIKYIGNRVAKNMPKEYRLKRARDVVNRYLLPHMGTEEERCYDKAIYLAEMTEMLLEVIEQKREPHDKDHYTNKRLRVSGDLMEDLFRVAFTNLTRDMSYQLERSLSRGKELSIKQAVRSDVLTENIKHAIATGNWVGGRAGVSQLLDRTSYMGTLSHLRRVVSPLTRSQPHFEARDLHPTQFGKICPNETPEGPNCGLVKNLALMCNISEGSDEQEIIDVIETMDVELI from the coding sequence ATGACAGAGAATAACTGGAAATTAGTTGATGCATTTTTTGATAAGTATGATTTAGTGGATCACCATATTAAGTCCTACAATGATTTTGTGAACAACAGAATTCAGAACATCATTGACATTACAGAACCTATCACCTTAGATGATGGAAAATACACTTTAAAAACTGGTAAAGTACGTATTGAAAAACCATCCAATAAAGAGGCTGACGGTTCACGTAGTGAAATTGATCCAACTGAAGCAAGACTTAGAAACTTAAATTATTCTGCAGACATGTACCTTGAAATGGCATTAAATGAAGAAGGAGAAGACAATGAACTTGAAGAAGTATATATTGGTGAGTTACCAGTAATGCTTAAGTCTGACATTTGCCATCTCAACGGACTCAGTCCTGAAGAATTAGTAGAAAAACATGAAGACCCTCAAGATTTAGGAGGATACTTTATTGTAAATGGTTCCGAAAGAGCTGTTGTAACAATGGAAGAGATTGCTCCTAACAAAATTATTCTTGAACGTTTAGGAGAACCTGAAGAAAGACATGCAAAAGCTGTTGTAACTTCCATTAAGAGTGGTTTCAGAGCTAGAATTACTTTAGAATACAAAAAACCTCGTAAAAATGGTGTTTTCTTAAGAATTTCATTCCCTTACCTTCCAGGTGAAATTCCATTAGTAATCTTATTAAGGGCACTTGGATTATCTACAGATGAGGAAATCATTACTACCATTTCTGATGATAATAACTTCCAAATGATGATTGCGGATGACCTGCAAGTGTCTGATGAATCATTAAAACTGGATCAAAAAGAAATGGACGGCATGTCATATGATGAAAGAAGAGAATACTTGCAACTTGCTGCTATTAAATACATTGGTAACAGAGTAGCTAAAAACATGCCTAAGGAATACCGTTTAAAACGTGCTAGAGATGTAGTAAATCGTTACTTATTACCTCACATGGGTACTGAAGAAGAAAGATGTTACGATAAAGCTATTTACTTAGCAGAAATGACTGAAATGTTATTAGAAGTTATCGAACAAAAAAGAGAACCTCACGATAAGGACCACTATACCAATAAAAGACTCAGGGTATCTGGTGACTTGATGGAAGATTTATTTAGAGTAGCTTTCACCAACTTAACTAGGGACATGAGCTATCAGCTTGAAAGGAGCCTTTCACGTGGTAAGGAGCTTTCAATCAAACAGGCAGTACGTAGTGATGTTTTAACTGAAAACATTAAGCACGCTATTGCTACCGGAAACTGGGTAGGTGGAAGAGCTGGGGTTAGCCAATTGCTGGATAGGACAAGTTACATGGGAACACTTTCTCACTTGAGACGTGTCGTATCTCCATTGACCAGAAGTCAACCTCACTTTGAAGCAAGAGATTTGCACCCAACT